A single region of the Ornithorhynchus anatinus isolate Pmale09 chromosome 13, mOrnAna1.pri.v4, whole genome shotgun sequence genome encodes:
- the DHTKD1 gene encoding probable 2-oxoglutarate dehydrogenase E1 component DHKTD1, mitochondrial: protein MATAATRSLGLGLGPGGRPPLLLLLLRRRRYHTDRGVYGYRPRKPDPAEPRRGPAPSPVDHGLARLVTAYCEHGHKAAKINPLFTGQRVMESVPEIQALTEMLQGPFNTTGLLNIGKEEASLEDVLAYLNHIFCGQISIETAQLQSQEEKDWFAKRFEELKKETFTTEERKYLSKLMLESQEFDHFLATKFATVKRYGGEGAESMMGFFHELLKMAAYSGVTDVIIGMPHRGRLNLLTGLLQFPPELMFRKMRGLSEFPDNFSATGDVLSHLTSSVDLDFGSHRPLHVTMLPNPSHLEAVNPVAVGKTRGRQQSRLDGDYSLDVSAQPGDKVICLQVHGDASFCGQGIVPETFTLSNLPHFRVGGSIHLIVNNQLGYTTPAERGRSSLYSSDIGKIVGCAIIHVNGDDPEEVVRATRLAVEYQRQFRKDVIVDLLCYRQWGHNELDEPFFTNPAMYKIIRSRKSIPDTYAEHLIAHGLMTQEEVAELKTSYYAKLNDHLTNMTLYSPPATNLQAHWRGLVEPSARITTWDTGMPTDLLQFVGVKSVEVPEEHQMHSHLLKMYAQSRIEKVKEGMKLDWATAEALALGSLLAQGFNVRLSGQDVGRGTFSQRHAMVVCQKTNDTFIPLNHMSPDQKGFLEVSNSPLSEEAVLGFEYGMSIESPKLLPLWEAQFGDFFNGAQIIFDTFISGGESKWLLQSGIVILLPHGYDGAGPDHSSCRMERFLQMCDSVEEGVDGDNVNMFAVHPTTPAQYFHLLRRQMIRNFRKPLIVASPKMLLRFPAAVSSLQEMAPGTTFRPVIGDSSVDPKNVKRVIFCSGKHFYALMKQRESLEKKHESAIIRVEELCPFPLEALQQEMSKYKNVKDFIWSQEEPQNMGPWFFVSPRFEKQLACKLRLVSRPSLPAPAVGIGTIHQKQHEDILTKTFV from the exons TTGATCATGGCCTTGCCCGTTTAGTAACAGCATACTGTGAACATGGACATAAAGCTGCCAAAATTAACCCTCTATTTACTGGACAAAGAGTGATGGAGAGCGTGCCGGAAATCCAAGCTCTCACCGAGATGCTTCAAGGCCCTTTTAATACCACAG GGTTGCTGAACATAGGGAAGGAAGAGGCCTCCCTTGAGGACGTGTTAGCCTACCTCAACCATATCTTTTGCGGACAAATCTCTATTGAAACAGCCCagctgcagagccaggaggagaaagaCTGGTTTGCCAAGAGGTTTGAGGAGTTGAAAAAAGAGACATTCACGACCGAAGAGCGAAAATATTTGTCCAAACTAATGTTGGAATCTCAG GAGTTTGATCACTTCTTAGCTACCAAATTTGCCACAGTCAAGCGATATGGTGGTGAAGGGGCTGAGAGCATGATGGGTTTTTTCCATGAGTTGTTAAAGATGGCAGCCTACAGCGGAGTGACGGATGTCATCATTGGGATGCCCCATCGAGGGAGGCTTAATCTGCTCACAGGTCTGCTACAGTTCCCTCCTGAG CTGATGTTCCGAAAAATGCGAGGTTTGAGTGAATTTCCTGACAACTTTTCCGCCACCGGAGATGTTCTGTCTCACCTGACCTCCTCCGTGGATCTGGACTTTGGATCTCACCGGCCTCTCCATGTCACCATGTTGCCCAACCCCTCCCACCTCGAAGCCGTCAACCCAGTGGCGGTTGGCAAAACTCGTGGGAGACAACAGTCCCGGCTGGATGGAGACTACTCCCTAGATGTTTCTGCTCAGCCAGGGGACAAAGTCATCTGCCTACAG GTTCACGGTGATGCTTCTTTCTGTGGTCAAGGGATTGTTCCTGAAACGTTTACCCTCTCTAATCTCCCACATTTCAGAGTTGGTGGAAGTATCCATCTGATTGTTAATAACCAGCTGGGTTACACGACTCCAGCGGAAAGAGGACGGTCTTCATTATATAGTAGTGACATTG GTAAGATCGTTGGGTGTGCCATCATTCATGTCAACGGGGATGACCCTGAGGAGGTGGTCCGGGCCACCCGGCTGGCTGTTGAATACCAGCGACAGTTCCGCAAGGATGTGATTGTGGATCTGCTATGCTACCGGCAGTGGGGCCACAATGAACTGGATGAGCCTTTCTTTACCAATCCAGCCatgtacaagattatcag ATCCCGGAAGAGTATACCGGACACATATGCAGAGCACCTCATAGCCCATGGGCTCATGACCcaagaggaggtagctgagcTGAAGACCTCCTATTATGCAAAGTTGAACGACCATCTGACCAACATGACACTCTACAGCCCACCTGCCACCAACCTGCAGGCCCACTGGCGAGGTCTGGTGGAGCCGTCTGCCAGGATCACGACCTGGGACACCGGCATGCCTACTGACCTTCTGCAGTTTGTCGGCGTGAAATCAGTGGAGGTGCCTGAGGAACACCAGATGCACAGCCACCTCCTGAAGATGTATGCTCAG TCCAGAATAGAGAAAGTAAAGGAGGGAATGAAGTTAGACTGGGCCACGGCAGAAGCTTTGGCTTTGGGCTCATTACTGGCTCAAG GTTTTAATGTCCGTCTGAGTGGTCAGGATGTTGGCCGGGGAACTTTCAGTCAGCGTCACGCCATGGTGGTGTGTCAGAAAACTAATGACACCTTCATCCCCCTGAACCACATGTCTCCTGATCAGAAGGGCTTCCTCGAG GTAAGCAACAGCCCGTTGTCCGAAGAGGCCGTGTTGGGGTTTGAATACGGGATGAGCATCGAGAGTCCCAAGTTACTGCCTCTCTGGGAGGCTCAATTTGGCGATTTCTTTAACGGCGCCCAGATCATATTTGACACGTTTATCTCTGGAG GTGAATCTAAGTGGCTCCTACAGAGTGGCATTGTGATTCTCCTTCCTCACGGCTACGACGGTGCTGGGCCTGATCATTCCTCCTGCCGAATGGAGCGCTTTCTGCAG ATGTGTGACAGTGTGGAAGAGGGTGTGGACGGAGACAATGTGAACATGTTTGCAGTGCACCCAACAACACCAGCCCAATATTTCCACTTGCTCCGGAGGCAGATGATCAGAAACTTCCGGAAGCCCCTGATTGTTGCCTCCCCTAAAATGCTCCTCAGGTTCCCT GCTGCTGTATCCAGTCTTCAAGAAATGGCACCAGGGACAACATTTAGGCCCGTCATTGGAGATTCATCTGTGGATCCTAAAAA TGTGAAGAGGGTGATATTCTGTTCTGGCAAGCATTTCTATGCGCTAATGAAGCAGAGAGAATCCTTGGAGAAGAAGCATGAATCAGCCATCATCCGTGTTGAAGAACTGTGTCCTTTCCCACTGGAAGCATTGCAGCAGGAAATGAGCAAATACAAAAATGTTAAAG ACTTTATTTGGAGCCAGGAAGAACCTCAGAACATGGGCCCATGGTTCTTTGTGTCACCAAGATTTGAAAAGCAACTAGCCTGTAAG CTGCGTCTCGTGAGCCGACCTTCCTTACCAGCCCCTGCGGTAGGAATTGGCACCATCCACCAAAAGCAGCACGAAGATATTCTCACCAAGACCTTTGTATAA